The Camelina sativa cultivar DH55 chromosome 14, Cs, whole genome shotgun sequence genome includes a window with the following:
- the LOC104742234 gene encoding uncharacterized protein LOC104742234: protein MNSYSKPKYLIDISKILQGMPEFDRLLASPLGKLFSLHVRQCSLSGQLVHQMLCRQLYTENIDELWFVFGGHPLRFSLQEFEDVTGLRCYPLPLENELTAATTHCEGDSPYWYTLLGGTLGSLTVKEIVSRLKSESNMPMWGKFRLCLIVIVEGILLCRNQPVKPSAEVVEMVKDVDFFKKISWGRHSFTRLLRMVKVGSYLPTSVSLLAKLKKSSMSVHGFPLAIQLFAFTYVPLLLKYLPHGRDMSTFLDEVVVILPKCKSSHTTTIFDVGNDPALFVMSPKPRQHVFLTSGYCDPKVKHLESLIVSGYHFIKESWSGGDSSRPLLLYAQKHKLLDLTSSSERSETERNGKKNKKRSEPQDC, encoded by the exons ATGAACTCTTACTCTAAACCCAAGTACTTGATTGacatttcaaaaatacttcAAGGGATGCCAGAATTTGATCGGTTGCTGGCTTCCCCGCTTGGGAAGCTTTTTTCTCTTCATGTTCGTCAATGTTCATTGTCTGGCCAGTTGGTTCACCAGATGCTTTGTAGGCAGCTCTACACAGAGAACATTGATGAGCTGTGGTTCGTCTTTGGGGGTCATCCATTGCGGTTCTCCCTTCAAGAGTTCGAAGATGTTACTGGCCTACGGTGTTACCCTTTACCTTTGGAGAATGAACTCACCGCTGCAACCACTCATTGTGAAGGTGACTCCCCTTACTGGTATACGTTACTTGGCGGAACACTTGGTTCTCTGACAGTTAAAGAAATTGTCAGCCGGTTGAAATCTGAATCAAATATGCCTATGTGGGGTAAATTTAGACTTTGTCTAATTGTTATTGTGGAGGGCATACTTCTATGTAGGAACCAACCAGTCAAACCATCTGCGGAAGTGGTTGAGATGGTCAAagatgttgatttttttaaaaaaatttcttgggGTCGCCACTCATTTACAAGGCTGCTGCGAATGGTGAAAGTTGGAAGCTATTTGCCAACCTCAGTGTCTTTACTTGCGAAGCTTAAAAAATCGTCCATGTCTGTCCACGGTTTTCCTCTTGCAATCCAGTTGTTTGCATTCACATATGTGCCATTGTTGCTTAAATACCTCCCTCATGGGCGAGATATGTCGACCTTTCTTGACGAAGTTGTTGTGATTCTTCCGAAGTGCAAGTCATCCCATACAACAACCATTTTCGATGTTGGAAATGATCCCGCC TTGTTCGTTATGTCTCCCAAACCTCGCCAGCATGTCTTTCTAACATCTGGGTATTGCGACCCCAAGGTTAAGCATTTAGAGAGCCTTATTGTTTCCGGCTATCACTTCATCAAGGAAAGTTGGTCTGGAGGTGATTCATCGCGACCACTTCTACTCTAtgcacagaaacataaactattAGACCTAACCAGCTCCAGTGAACGTTCCGAAAcagaaagaaatggaaaaaaaaacaaaaaaaggtcaGAACCTCAGGATTGCTGA
- the LOC104742236 gene encoding cyclin-A3-4-like isoform X1 — protein sequence MAENQNCTRMTRAAAKRKASSMAVDENNPVTKKRVVLGELPNMSNVVAVPVEPNLERDTLKAKASVNASKKQMKKKALMVPEPSVVIEPRSVDPQMCEPFANDIFAYLREMEGEPKYRPLPDYIEKVQNDITPHMRAVLVDWLVEVAEEYKLVSDTLYLTVSYIDRFLSVKPINRQKLQLVGVSAMLIASRKYEEIGPPKVEDFCYITDNTFTKQEVVSMEADILLALQFELGCPTIKTFLRRFTRVGQEDFNDSQLEIEFLCCYLSELSMLDYTCVKYLPSLLAASAVFLARFIIRPKQHPWNQMLEEYTKYKAADLQLCVGIIHDLYLSRRGNTLEAVRNKYKQHKYKCVATMPVSPELPLAFFEDISIRGKA from the exons atGGCGGAGAATCAGAACTGTACGAGGATGACGAGGGCGGCGGCGAAACGTAAAGCTTCGTCCATGGCGGTGGACGAAAACAACCCAGTTACCAAGAAGAGAGTTGTCCTCGGTGAGCTTCCGAATATGTCCAATGTAGTCGCTGTTCCGGTGGAACCCAATCTAGAAAGAGATACCCTTAAGGCTAAAGCAAGTGTTAACGCCTCGAAgaagcagatgaagaagaaggctttGATGGTTCCTGAACCTAGCGTAGTGATTGAACCGAGATCTGTTGATCCTCAGATGTGTGAGCCTTTTGCGAATGATATTTTTGCGTATCTTCGTGAAATGGAG GGGGAGCCAAAATATAGACCTCTACCTGATTATATTGAAAAGGTTCAGAATGATATAACACCTCATATGAGAGCGGTTTTGGTGGACTGGTTAGTTGAGGTTGCTGAGGAATACAAGCTCGTCTCGGATACGCTTTATCTCACTGTATCCTATATCGATAGATTCTTGTCTGTGAAGCCTATTAACAGGCAGAAGCTTCAGCTTGTGGGAGTTTCTGCAATGCTTATTGCGTC taggaAATATGAAGAGATTGGTCCTCCTAAAGTGGAAGATTTTTGTTACATCACGGATAATACATTTACTAAACAAGAGGTGGTGTCGATGGAAGCAGATATACTTCTTGCTTTGCAGTTTGAATTAGGATGTCCAACCATCAAAACATTCCTAAG ACGGTTTACACGGGTTGGACAAGAAGATTTCAAT GACTCACAATTGGAGATAGAGTTCCTTTGTTGCTATCTATCAGAATTGAGTATGTTAGATTACACCTGTGTGAAGTATTTGCCATCTCTTTTGGCTGCTTCGGCTGTCTTTCTTGCCCGATTCATCATCCGTCCAAAACAGCATCCTTGG AACCAAATGTTAGAAGAATACACAAAGTACAAAGCAGCTGATCTGCAACTATGTGTGGGTATCATACATGACTTGTATCTAAGCAGAAGAGGAAACACTCTAGAAGCTGTTAGAAATAAATACAAGCAACATAAG TACAAGTGCGTTGCGACCATGCCTGTTTCACCTGAGCTTCCTCTTGCATTCTTTGAAGATATTTCCATTAGAGGAAAGGCGTAA
- the LOC104742236 gene encoding cyclin-A3-4-like isoform X2, with amino-acid sequence MAENQNCTRMTRAAAKRKASSMAVDENNPVTKKRVVLGELPNMSNVVAVPVEPNLERDTLKAKASVNASKKQMKKKALMVPEPSVVIEPRSVDPQMCEPFANDIFAYLREMEGEPKYRPLPDYIEKVQNDITPHMRAVLVDWLVEVAEEYKLVSDTLYLTVSYIDRFLSVKPINRQKLQLVGVSAMLIASKYEEIGPPKVEDFCYITDNTFTKQEVVSMEADILLALQFELGCPTIKTFLRRFTRVGQEDFNDSQLEIEFLCCYLSELSMLDYTCVKYLPSLLAASAVFLARFIIRPKQHPWNQMLEEYTKYKAADLQLCVGIIHDLYLSRRGNTLEAVRNKYKQHKYKCVATMPVSPELPLAFFEDISIRGKA; translated from the exons atGGCGGAGAATCAGAACTGTACGAGGATGACGAGGGCGGCGGCGAAACGTAAAGCTTCGTCCATGGCGGTGGACGAAAACAACCCAGTTACCAAGAAGAGAGTTGTCCTCGGTGAGCTTCCGAATATGTCCAATGTAGTCGCTGTTCCGGTGGAACCCAATCTAGAAAGAGATACCCTTAAGGCTAAAGCAAGTGTTAACGCCTCGAAgaagcagatgaagaagaaggctttGATGGTTCCTGAACCTAGCGTAGTGATTGAACCGAGATCTGTTGATCCTCAGATGTGTGAGCCTTTTGCGAATGATATTTTTGCGTATCTTCGTGAAATGGAG GGGGAGCCAAAATATAGACCTCTACCTGATTATATTGAAAAGGTTCAGAATGATATAACACCTCATATGAGAGCGGTTTTGGTGGACTGGTTAGTTGAGGTTGCTGAGGAATACAAGCTCGTCTCGGATACGCTTTATCTCACTGTATCCTATATCGATAGATTCTTGTCTGTGAAGCCTATTAACAGGCAGAAGCTTCAGCTTGTGGGAGTTTCTGCAATGCTTATTGCGTC gaAATATGAAGAGATTGGTCCTCCTAAAGTGGAAGATTTTTGTTACATCACGGATAATACATTTACTAAACAAGAGGTGGTGTCGATGGAAGCAGATATACTTCTTGCTTTGCAGTTTGAATTAGGATGTCCAACCATCAAAACATTCCTAAG ACGGTTTACACGGGTTGGACAAGAAGATTTCAAT GACTCACAATTGGAGATAGAGTTCCTTTGTTGCTATCTATCAGAATTGAGTATGTTAGATTACACCTGTGTGAAGTATTTGCCATCTCTTTTGGCTGCTTCGGCTGTCTTTCTTGCCCGATTCATCATCCGTCCAAAACAGCATCCTTGG AACCAAATGTTAGAAGAATACACAAAGTACAAAGCAGCTGATCTGCAACTATGTGTGGGTATCATACATGACTTGTATCTAAGCAGAAGAGGAAACACTCTAGAAGCTGTTAGAAATAAATACAAGCAACATAAG TACAAGTGCGTTGCGACCATGCCTGTTTCACCTGAGCTTCCTCTTGCATTCTTTGAAGATATTTCCATTAGAGGAAAGGCGTAA
- the LOC104742235 gene encoding metal transporter Nramp2: MENDVKVVDEKVEEADRLLPHPQSHHHLTSSEDSESEAAYETNEKILIVDFESPDDPTTGDAAPPFSWRKLWLFTGPGFLMSIAFLDPGNLEGDLQAGAIAGYSLLWLLMWATAMGLLIQMLSARVGVATGRHLAELCRDEYPTWARYVLWSMAELALIGADIQEVIGSAIAIQILSRGFLPLWAGVVITASDCFLFLFLENYGVRKLEAVFAVLIATMGLSFAWMFGETKPNGKELMIGILLPRLSSKTIRQAVGVVGCVIMPHNVFLHSALVQSRKIDPKRKSRVQEALNYYLIESSVALFISFMINLFVTTVFAKGFYGTEKANNIGLVNAGQYLQEKFGGGLLPILYIWGIGLLAAGQSSTITGTYAGQFIMGGFLNLRLKKWMRAVITRSCAIVPTMIVAIVFNTSEASLDVLNEWLNVLQSVQIPFALLPLLTLVSKEEIMGDFKIGPILQRIAWTVAALVMIINGYLLLDFFVSEVDGFMFGVTVCVWTTAYVAFIVYLISHSNFFPSPWSSSSIELPKRVSISDS, encoded by the exons aTGGAAAACGACGTCAAGGTCGTCGACGAGAAGGTAGAAGAAGCTGAccgtcttcttcctcatcctcaaTCTCATCATCACCTTACCTCCTCCGAAGATTCCGAATCCGAAGCCGCTTACGAAACAAACGAAAAGATCCTGATCGTCGATTTCGAATCCCCCGACGATCCGACCACCGGAGACGCAGCACCGCCGTTCTCGTGGCGGAAACTGTGGCTGTTCACGGGACCTGGTTTTTTGATGAGTATAGCCTTCTTGGATCCGGGGAATTTAGAAGGAGATCTACAAGCTGGTGCAATCGCTGGGTACTCTCTGCTGTGGCTTCTAATGTGGGCTACGGCTATGGGTTTGTTGATTCAGATGTTGTCAGCTAGAGTTGGTGTTGCTACTGGTCGTCATTTAGCTGAGCTTTGCCGTGATGAGTATCCCACTTGGGCTAGGTATGTGCTTTGGTCTATGGCGGAGCTTGCTTTGATTGGTGCTGATATACAAGAGGTTATTGGTAGTGCTATTGCTATTCAGATTCTTAGCCGTGGTTTCTTGCCTCTTTGGGCTGGTGTTGTCATTACGGCTTCCGATTG ttttttatttttgtttctagagAATTACGGTGTGAGGAAGTTAGAAGCTGTTTTTGCAGTTTTGATAGCAACTATGGGTTTGTCCTTTGCTTGGATGTTTGGTGAAACCAAGCCAAATGGAAAAGAACTTATGATAG GTATTTTACTCCCGAGACTTAGCTCAAAGACAATTAGGCAAGCTGTAGGTGTGGTTGGCTGTGTCATAATGCCTCACAATGTGTTTTTGCATTCGGCTCTTGTACAGTCGAGGAAAATCGATCCAAAGAGGAAATCAAGGGTTCAAGAAGCACTTAATTACTATTTGATCGAGTCATCAGTCGCACTTTTCATCTCGTTCATGATTAACTTGTTTGTGACGACTGTCTTTGCAAAAGGATTTTATGGAACCGAGAAAGCTAATAACATTGGCCTAGTTAATGCGGGTCAGTATCTTCAAGAGAAATTTGGAGGTGGACTTCTACCGATTCTATATATCTGGGGTATCGGGTTGTTAGCAGCCGGACAAAGCAGTACAATAACTGGTACATATGCTGGACAGTTTATAATGGGCGGGTTTTTGAACCTCCGGCTTAAGAAATGGATGAGGGCAGTAATAACAAGAAGCTGTGCTATAGTGCCAACTATGATTGTGGCAATTGTCTTCAACACTTCTGAAGCTTCCTTGGATGTTTTGAATGAATGGCTCAATGTCCTTCAGTCTGTACAAATTCCTTTtgctcttctccctcttctaACCTTGGTATCCAAAGAAGAAATTATGGGAGACTTCAAGATTGGGCCTATCCTTCAG AGAATAGCTTGGACTGTGGCTGCCCTTGTAATGATCATCAATGGGTATCTTCTGTTGGATTTCTTTGTCTCAGAAGTTGACGGGTTCATGTTTGGAGTTACCGTCTGCGTCTGGACAACTGCTTATGTTGCCTTTATAGTCTACCTCATCTCACACAGCAACTTTTTTCCTTCTCCTTGGTCTTCCTCGTCAATAGAACTACCCAAAAGAGTGTCCATCTCAGATAGCTAG